A genomic region of Planococcus kocurii contains the following coding sequences:
- a CDS encoding ABC transporter substrate-binding protein, with translation MIKKKPFIALLASSALLLGACGNDSTSESDSGTSGEKKVLEMATSAEFAPFESRNPEGDIVGFDIDLANHIADELGYELEITDMKFDGLIGALQNDRVDMVIAGMSATESRKENVDFSTEYNHSGEMFVTVKDSELTSLESLEGKSVGVQLGTIQEEGAKSIIADEGINFELKALDDSGALIQEILSGRIDAAYMDKQVALGYIEAQDLGAFDDPTTASPGMAVAFPKGSELVEEVNGILAEMEESGELDKLKEQWLTEEE, from the coding sequence ATGATTAAGAAAAAACCATTTATCGCTTTGTTGGCATCGTCTGCATTATTATTAGGGGCTTGTGGAAATGACAGCACAAGTGAAAGTGATTCAGGAACTTCAGGAGAAAAAAAGGTTTTGGAAATGGCAACATCCGCTGAATTCGCTCCATTTGAATCACGCAATCCTGAAGGTGATATTGTCGGATTCGACATTGACCTTGCCAACCATATAGCAGATGAACTTGGCTACGAACTTGAAATTACTGATATGAAATTTGATGGCTTGATCGGAGCGTTGCAAAACGACCGGGTTGATATGGTCATTGCGGGTATGTCCGCTACCGAATCACGTAAAGAAAACGTTGATTTTTCAACAGAGTACAATCATTCTGGCGAAATGTTTGTCACTGTCAAAGATTCAGAACTGACTAGCCTTGAGTCATTAGAGGGGAAAAGTGTTGGGGTCCAACTTGGAACGATTCAAGAAGAAGGAGCAAAAAGCATTATCGCTGATGAAGGCATCAATTTCGAGTTAAAAGCGTTAGATGATTCTGGTGCGTTAATACAAGAAATTTTATCTGGTCGTATCGACGCCGCCTACATGGATAAACAAGTGGCTCTTGGCTATATCGAAGCACAGGATCTGGGTGCATTTGATGACCCAACAACTGCTTCACCCGGTATGGCCGTTGCTTTCCCGAAAGGCAGTGAGCTAGTAGAAGAAGTGAATGGCATACTTGCTGAAATGGAAGAAAGCGGCGAGTTAGATAAATTAAAAGAACAATGGCTGACTGAAGAAGAATAA
- the pcp gene encoding pyroglutamyl-peptidase I: protein MKKLLLTGFEPFLAYTVNPTMKIVEALDGTIIGNYQVIGKIMPVDFNSSGKALLKFIDEEVPDAVVSLGLAAGRYKITPERIAINIKDGDADNEGNKPVDELIREQGEDAYMSTLPIRKMVDSLLAKGLPATISNTAGAYLCNNVMYEGLHYAKVHNPKLLTGFIHIPASHELAIEHGGIPSWSHEDLLKGIRICIETLNET from the coding sequence ATGAAAAAGTTATTATTGACCGGCTTTGAGCCATTTTTAGCTTATACAGTCAATCCAACGATGAAAATTGTTGAAGCACTAGATGGGACGATCATTGGTAACTACCAGGTTATCGGTAAAATAATGCCAGTGGATTTTAATTCTTCAGGAAAGGCTTTGCTCAAATTTATCGACGAGGAAGTTCCAGATGCAGTCGTTTCTCTCGGACTTGCAGCAGGACGCTATAAAATTACACCAGAGCGAATTGCTATTAACATCAAAGACGGAGATGCTGACAACGAAGGCAACAAACCTGTCGATGAGCTGATTAGAGAACAAGGAGAAGACGCGTATATGTCTACGCTGCCGATTCGGAAAATGGTGGACAGTCTGCTTGCGAAGGGGCTTCCCGCAACCATTTCGAATACAGCAGGTGCATATCTATGCAACAACGTCATGTATGAAGGATTGCATTACGCCAAGGTCCATAACCCCAAACTTCTTACTGGCTTTATTCACATTCCGGCGTCGCATGAATTAGCGATCGAGCACGGTGGGATTCCAAGCTGGTCTCACGAGGATCTACTAAAAGGCATTCGAATTTGCATTGAAACATTAAATGAGACATAA
- a CDS encoding HAD-IB family hydrolase: MMERAEKIEKPELIALRVAIFDFDGTLYSKETFQLMMNHLKNHPEHSSRYRQFYRTIMPPYIGHKLKIYPEQKMRERSVQAYLAALDTFTQTELEQYFGEIAEQMHGDLNLTVVERLKNHVANNDYVMLVSGAFTPLLHAVTKQLPIRTIIGTEILYKNNVVDHRTPLSHVQGPLKTIKIKEALAGQDIDWANSYAYGDSHSDLPVLELVGHPVAVQPKSKLRTVAEQRHWEII, translated from the coding sequence ATGATGGAAAGAGCAGAAAAAATTGAGAAACCGGAGTTGATCGCTTTGCGCGTAGCTATATTTGATTTTGATGGAACTTTGTATTCGAAGGAAACGTTTCAGTTGATGATGAACCATTTAAAGAACCATCCTGAACATAGCAGCCGCTATCGTCAATTTTATCGTACCATTATGCCTCCTTATATCGGTCATAAGCTGAAAATTTATCCTGAGCAGAAAATGCGTGAACGTTCTGTCCAGGCATATTTAGCCGCATTGGACACTTTTACACAAACTGAACTTGAGCAGTATTTTGGGGAGATTGCTGAACAAATGCACGGCGATCTGAATCTGACTGTCGTGGAGCGACTGAAAAACCATGTGGCGAATAACGATTACGTCATGCTCGTATCTGGCGCTTTTACGCCACTTCTTCACGCAGTGACTAAACAATTGCCGATTAGGACCATTATTGGTACAGAAATTCTCTATAAAAATAACGTCGTCGATCATCGTACTCCCTTGTCACATGTTCAAGGACCGTTAAAAACAATAAAAATCAAAGAAGCACTTGCAGGACAAGATATTGATTGGGCTAATAGCTACGCATATGGGGATAGTCACTCAGATTTACCTGTACTTGAACTCGTTGGACATCCAGTAGCGGTTCAACCCAAGTCTAAGCTGCGTACAGTGGCTGAGCAACGGCATTGGGAAATCATTTAA
- a CDS encoding YhfH family protein, with the protein MTNTQTYEIRTKKECRECGCEINEQRESIIYECERCIGKQEE; encoded by the coding sequence ATGACAAACACTCAAACATACGAAATCCGGACGAAAAAAGAATGCCGGGAATGTGGTTGTGAGATAAACGAACAACGTGAATCGATCATTTATGAATGCGAACGCTGCATCGGGAAGCAAGAAGAATAA
- the aceB gene encoding malate synthase A, producing MLTKSNVTITGQDVPGIETILTPEALDFIEKLHHNFDQRRVKLLKKRQTRQQEIDAGKKIDFLPETKHIRHNKWTIAPLPEDMKDRRVEITGPTNRKMLINALNSGAKMFMADLEDATAPNWFNVIDGQINLRDAVRRQIDFEIPETGKKYALNKETAVLMVRPRGWHLMEKNIHINGQPISGSLVDFGLYFFHNAQQLIDRGTGPYFYLPKLESHLEARLWNDVFVFAQNELEIPQGMIRATVLIETILAAFEMDEILYELRDHSAGLNCGRWDYIFSVIKRLRNLPEYIFPDRSQVTMTVPFMRAYTQLCIQTCHKRNAPALGGMAAQIPVKGNDDANTVAFQKVAEDKRREAMDGHDGTWVAHPGMVAIAMEQFNEHMPTPNQIDNKREDVQVTAEQLVEVPTGTITEDGLRSNISVGIQYIASWLSGNGAAPINNLMEDAATAEISRSQVWQWIRHPKGRFDDGRKIDLPLFHEVLEEEVSKIQQAVGEDNYSSGNYVEARALFINLTVQNEFAEFLTLPGYEILN from the coding sequence TTGTTAACAAAATCGAATGTTACGATAACAGGTCAAGATGTACCAGGAATAGAGACGATTTTAACACCCGAAGCGCTAGATTTTATTGAAAAGCTACATCATAACTTTGATCAACGTCGTGTCAAACTGTTAAAAAAACGTCAAACACGCCAACAAGAAATTGATGCTGGTAAGAAAATTGACTTTCTTCCAGAAACAAAGCACATTCGACATAACAAATGGACGATTGCTCCCCTGCCGGAAGATATGAAGGATCGCCGCGTTGAAATCACGGGACCCACAAACCGCAAAATGCTCATTAATGCATTAAACTCTGGTGCCAAGATGTTTATGGCTGATTTAGAAGATGCTACTGCACCAAATTGGTTTAACGTTATTGACGGTCAAATCAACTTACGTGATGCGGTTCGAAGACAAATTGATTTTGAAATTCCTGAAACCGGAAAAAAATACGCATTAAATAAAGAAACTGCGGTGTTAATGGTTCGACCTCGTGGTTGGCATTTGATGGAGAAGAATATTCATATTAATGGCCAGCCAATTTCCGGCAGTCTTGTCGATTTCGGATTATACTTTTTCCATAATGCACAACAACTGATTGATCGGGGAACTGGCCCTTATTTTTACCTCCCCAAATTAGAAAGTCATTTGGAAGCTCGTTTATGGAATGATGTATTCGTCTTCGCACAAAATGAGCTAGAGATTCCACAAGGCATGATTCGCGCAACTGTGTTGATTGAAACGATTCTGGCTGCTTTTGAAATGGATGAAATTTTATACGAATTGCGTGACCACTCTGCTGGTCTGAACTGTGGACGTTGGGATTATATCTTTAGCGTGATTAAACGACTGCGTAATTTACCCGAATATATTTTCCCAGATCGCTCTCAAGTGACAATGACTGTACCGTTTATGCGCGCGTATACGCAACTTTGTATTCAAACTTGCCACAAGCGTAATGCACCGGCTCTTGGCGGCATGGCTGCCCAAATTCCAGTCAAAGGAAATGATGATGCCAACACAGTTGCCTTCCAGAAAGTCGCAGAAGACAAACGACGCGAAGCGATGGACGGACACGATGGTACGTGGGTTGCACATCCTGGAATGGTTGCAATCGCGATGGAACAGTTTAATGAGCATATGCCAACACCGAACCAAATTGATAATAAGCGCGAAGACGTCCAAGTAACAGCTGAACAATTAGTTGAAGTGCCAACAGGTACCATTACTGAAGACGGACTACGCTCGAATATTTCAGTCGGCATTCAATACATCGCTTCTTGGTTATCTGGAAACGGCGCAGCGCCAATTAATAACTTGATGGAAGATGCTGCAACAGCTGAAATTTCTCGTTCGCAAGTATGGCAATGGATTCGCCATCCAAAAGGACGATTCGACGACGGCCGAAAAATTGATCTTCCTTTATTTCATGAAGTGTTGGAAGAAGAAGTTAGTAAAATTCAACAAGCAGTTGGCGAAGACAACTATTCATCTGGAAATTACGTAGAAGCTCGTGCATTGTTTATAAACCTTACCGTACAAAATGAATTCGCTGAATTTTTGACACTGCCAGGTTATGAAATCCTAAACTAA
- a CDS encoding LytTR family DNA-binding domain-containing protein codes for MTTSMLEQIGFIIGDWIPKEASIAIADEESYIYYKAGVHDLQIREGQLVLPGSIAARAKKEKQRIEMFVEESILGTAYYGIGYPIKLVEKEGVLVIILPPDYLVRKNKPIQFLTGKFQDTWRPIPVNKVSHIESSQKKTWFYTDDETYCAIHTLKNLKHQLPDSFLPVHRSYIVNIDYIEEISRDIASNYQLTLKDGSILPVSQNYTASVRARLGF; via the coding sequence ATGACTACTAGTATGTTGGAACAAATCGGATTTATCATTGGAGATTGGATTCCGAAAGAAGCATCGATTGCGATTGCAGATGAAGAGAGCTATATCTACTATAAAGCGGGAGTTCATGATTTGCAGATTCGAGAAGGGCAACTGGTTTTACCCGGCAGTATCGCTGCGCGTGCTAAAAAAGAAAAACAACGAATCGAAATGTTTGTGGAAGAGTCTATTCTCGGAACAGCGTATTACGGTATTGGTTATCCGATCAAGTTAGTGGAAAAAGAAGGCGTTCTTGTTATTATTCTGCCTCCCGATTACTTGGTTCGTAAAAACAAACCAATTCAATTCCTAACAGGGAAATTTCAAGACACGTGGCGTCCCATTCCAGTAAACAAGGTATCCCATATTGAAAGCAGCCAAAAGAAAACATGGTTTTATACAGATGATGAAACCTATTGTGCAATTCATACGTTGAAAAACTTAAAGCATCAATTGCCGGATAGCTTCTTGCCAGTTCATCGGTCATATATTGTGAATATTGACTATATAGAAGAGATATCTCGAGACATCGCCTCAAACTATCAATTGACACTGAAAGACGGCTCAATTTTACCGGTTAGCCAAAATTATACAGCAAGTGTTAGAGCGCGACTCGGGTTCTGA
- a CDS encoding aminotransferase class I/II-fold pyridoxal phosphate-dependent enzyme has translation MPISINSQIEAIQISGIRQFSNQLVDFPDAINLTIGQPDFPTPEPIKQAGIEAIRHNHTNYTHNAGMLELRTEIASFFQDTYELNFEPKTEIIVTNGASEGLDSLFRAILEKGDEVILPAPAYPGYEPIIKLCGGKVVYLDMSDTGFQPDPTRLESLITDRTKAVLMNFPSNPTGVTMDSTQLEKVAAVLEKHEVFVVTDEIYSENAYGDKHVTVAHFEKMRNRTFLVHGLSKSHSMTGWRIGFVLGPEMYMKHVLKVHQYNAICASVPSQYAALEAVKNQRHVPAEMNKEYVKRRDFVYSRLTVMGIDVILPKGAFYIFPSIEKFGMTSFEFATRLLREAGVAAVPGSAFTRYGEGFIRISYACSMKDLEEGMNRLEKFIQSLT, from the coding sequence ATGCCTATTTCAATCAACAGCCAGATCGAAGCTATTCAAATTTCGGGTATACGTCAATTTTCAAACCAATTGGTCGATTTTCCAGATGCGATTAACCTGACAATCGGTCAGCCAGATTTTCCAACGCCTGAACCAATTAAGCAAGCTGGAATCGAGGCGATCCGGCACAATCATACGAACTATACACATAATGCAGGAATGCTCGAATTGCGGACAGAAATCGCTTCTTTTTTTCAGGATACTTATGAGTTGAACTTTGAGCCGAAAACAGAAATCATCGTTACCAATGGTGCAAGCGAAGGCTTGGATTCTCTATTTCGAGCGATTTTAGAAAAAGGGGACGAAGTTATTTTACCTGCCCCGGCCTACCCTGGATACGAGCCAATTATTAAGTTGTGTGGAGGCAAAGTGGTTTATTTGGACATGTCAGATACGGGATTCCAACCAGATCCAACGCGTTTAGAAAGCTTAATCACAGACCGCACGAAAGCGGTATTGATGAATTTTCCATCTAATCCAACAGGCGTCACAATGGATTCTACGCAGCTTGAAAAAGTTGCAGCTGTATTAGAAAAACACGAGGTCTTTGTCGTAACCGACGAAATTTACAGCGAAAACGCATACGGTGACAAGCATGTTACGGTTGCGCATTTTGAAAAGATGCGCAACCGTACATTCTTAGTTCACGGTCTGTCAAAATCGCATTCCATGACAGGTTGGAGAATTGGTTTTGTACTGGGCCCAGAAATGTATATGAAACACGTGTTAAAGGTTCATCAATACAACGCCATTTGTGCATCCGTACCAAGCCAGTATGCAGCGCTTGAAGCGGTGAAAAATCAGCGTCATGTTCCTGCTGAAATGAATAAAGAATATGTCAAACGAAGAGATTTTGTTTACAGTCGCCTGACAGTGATGGGCATTGATGTGATTTTGCCAAAAGGTGCCTTTTACATTTTTCCATCAATTGAAAAATTCGGCATGACTTCTTTCGAGTTTGCAACACGGTTATTAAGAGAAGCAGGAGTCGCAGCAGTTCCTGGTTCTGCATTTACACGTTACGGAGAAGGATTTATCCGGATTTCTTATGCTTGCAGCATGAAGGACCTTGAAGAAGGCATGAATCGATTAGAAAAATTCATTCAAAGCTTAACGTGA
- the ahlS gene encoding AhlS family quorum-quenching N-acyl homoserine lactonase, whose amino-acid sequence MTGIIKPHPKLYVMDNGTLSMDKNFLISMHNPASLENPNPPSEMATFPVYTVLIDHPEGKILFDTACNPNSMGAEGRWGKVTQSLFPIDMPEECYLHNRLDELGVRPEDIKYVVASHLHLDHAGCLELFTNATIIVHEDELNGALQTYARNTKEGAYIWGDIDAWIKSNLQWKTVKRTEDGLQLAEGIKLLNFGSGHAWGMLGLQIQLPETGGIILASDAIYTAESFGPPVKPPGILYDSVGYTSAVEKIRRLSQETNSDVWFGHDAAQFKTFRKSTEGYYE is encoded by the coding sequence ATGACTGGTATTATTAAGCCACACCCAAAGCTATACGTAATGGACAACGGTACCTTGAGCATGGACAAGAATTTTTTAATTTCCATGCACAATCCGGCGAGTTTGGAAAACCCGAATCCGCCAAGTGAAATGGCTACATTTCCCGTTTATACAGTATTGATTGATCACCCGGAAGGCAAAATTTTATTTGATACAGCATGTAACCCAAATTCCATGGGTGCTGAAGGACGCTGGGGCAAAGTAACACAATCTCTTTTTCCGATTGACATGCCGGAAGAATGCTATTTGCATAACCGGTTAGATGAGCTTGGCGTTCGTCCAGAAGATATTAAATACGTTGTTGCTTCTCATCTCCATTTGGATCATGCAGGCTGTCTTGAATTATTCACCAATGCGACCATTATCGTTCACGAAGATGAACTAAATGGAGCCCTTCAAACCTATGCGAGGAACACGAAAGAAGGTGCTTATATTTGGGGCGATATTGATGCTTGGATTAAAAGCAATCTACAATGGAAAACTGTCAAACGAACTGAGGATGGACTTCAACTAGCCGAAGGAATCAAATTGCTGAATTTTGGCAGTGGGCATGCTTGGGGAATGCTCGGTCTGCAAATTCAACTTCCCGAAACGGGTGGCATTATTCTTGCATCTGATGCTATTTATACGGCCGAAAGCTTTGGTCCTCCCGTTAAGCCACCTGGCATTTTATATGATTCTGTCGGCTATACGTCAGCTGTTGAAAAAATCCGCAGACTGTCGCAAGAAACCAATTCTGATGTGTGGTTTGGTCATGACGCTGCACAGTTTAAGACTTTCCGTAAATCGACTGAAGGCTATTATGAGTAA
- a CDS encoding aspartate kinase — protein sequence MKVSKFGGTSVASAQQIKKVAAIVKAEPSRKIVVVSAPGKRFDGDVKMTDLLIHLSAAALRDEPTATPLANVMERYAEIADGLGLDEDIKKIIETDLLNRLQADKSSPPLFADSIKASGEDNSAKLVAAYLTSIGLAAEYVNPFDAGLFVNDLPERAQALPEAYDNLSDLRNKKTITVFPGFFGYTKRGQLRTFERGGSDITGSILAAAVQAELYENFTDVDCVFAANPRVVENPVEIEQMTYREMRELSYAGFAVLHDEALMPVFKASVPLCIRNTNNPSAPGTMIVAERDHSLRPVTGISADSGFSTLYVSKYLMNREVGFGRRLLQILEDEDISYEHIPSGIDNLSVILRSHQLTVDKEQRIVERVKSELQADDVHIRSDFSMIVLVGEGMNNQKGLTARAANAFARTGVNIEMINQGSSEVSLVFGILKEDEQKILNELYKEFFEPALVH from the coding sequence ATGAAAGTAAGCAAATTTGGCGGGACATCAGTAGCTAGTGCACAACAGATAAAAAAAGTGGCTGCAATTGTTAAAGCAGAGCCTTCTCGCAAAATCGTCGTTGTCTCTGCTCCAGGCAAGAGATTTGATGGAGACGTAAAAATGACAGATTTGCTCATTCATCTATCAGCAGCGGCATTACGTGACGAACCAACAGCAACTCCTCTTGCCAACGTTATGGAAAGGTATGCTGAAATCGCTGATGGATTAGGACTAGACGAAGACATCAAGAAAATCATTGAAACCGATTTGTTGAACCGTCTTCAAGCAGACAAAAGTTCACCTCCTCTTTTTGCAGACTCAATTAAAGCGAGCGGTGAAGATAACTCTGCGAAACTAGTAGCTGCTTACTTAACATCTATCGGGTTAGCTGCAGAATACGTCAACCCATTTGATGCAGGGTTGTTTGTAAACGACTTACCCGAGCGTGCACAAGCTCTTCCAGAAGCTTACGACAATTTGTCTGACTTGCGCAACAAAAAAACGATAACTGTTTTCCCAGGCTTTTTCGGGTATACAAAAAGAGGCCAATTACGAACTTTCGAACGCGGTGGCTCAGATATTACCGGCTCTATTTTAGCAGCTGCAGTTCAGGCAGAGTTATATGAAAACTTTACCGACGTGGACTGCGTCTTTGCAGCTAATCCCCGTGTTGTTGAAAACCCTGTTGAAATCGAACAAATGACTTACCGTGAAATGCGTGAGCTTTCCTATGCTGGATTTGCGGTTCTTCACGACGAAGCCCTTATGCCTGTCTTTAAAGCGTCTGTTCCTTTATGTATCCGTAATACCAACAATCCATCAGCACCCGGAACGATGATTGTTGCAGAGCGAGATCATTCCTTACGTCCTGTTACAGGCATATCAGCTGATAGTGGCTTCTCAACTTTATACGTCAGTAAATACTTGATGAACCGCGAAGTTGGTTTTGGCCGGAGACTGCTGCAAATATTAGAAGACGAAGATATCTCATATGAACACATCCCGTCTGGCATTGATAACCTTTCCGTTATTTTGCGCAGTCACCAATTGACTGTTGATAAAGAGCAGCGCATTGTAGAACGCGTTAAATCAGAACTGCAAGCTGATGACGTTCACATCCGAAGTGATTTTTCTATGATTGTTCTTGTTGGAGAAGGCATGAACAATCAAAAAGGACTGACAGCTCGTGCCGCGAACGCTTTTGCTAGAACTGGTGTCAATATTGAAATGATCAACCAAGGCTCTTCTGAAGTGAGTTTGGTGTTTGGCATCTTGAAAGAAGATGAACAAAAAATATTGAACGAATTGTACAAAGAATTCTTTGAACCTGCTTTGGTTCATTAA